In a single window of the Pontibacter russatus genome:
- a CDS encoding PorP/SprF family type IX secretion system membrane protein: protein MNRLLALVMFLAMAAGAAQAQQKPQYTQYTLNNYLLNPAITGIEDYADLKLGTRHQWSGLEGAPESYYATLHMPVNKDMTASYHGRRRRGAAPKEGMSKRTNVYRRLRAHHGLGAMAMSTRTGPLKRGSFSLSYAYHQPITRSLRVAAGVAPGFIQYSLDPSYVRTAKQNDPAVMDGRLNEIKFDLNMGLWLYSRNFYIGASGAQLVPSKRQLISTGGSEEYNKGELQKHYFATTGYRFDLTPTFTLIPSVMVKMAQPSPISVDATVKALYSDRLWVAASYRHKESVAAMAGLNISHLLDLAYSYDAGTSPLGRVHAGSHEVVLGFKISNTRKIICPEWAW, encoded by the coding sequence ATGAACAGACTTTTAGCCCTCGTTATGTTCCTGGCAATGGCCGCTGGCGCGGCACAGGCGCAGCAGAAGCCGCAGTACACGCAGTACACGCTCAACAACTACCTCCTCAACCCGGCCATCACCGGCATCGAGGATTATGCGGACCTGAAACTGGGAACCAGGCACCAGTGGTCGGGCCTGGAGGGGGCGCCGGAATCTTACTACGCAACGCTGCACATGCCCGTCAACAAAGACATGACCGCCTCTTACCACGGCCGCCGCCGGCGCGGCGCGGCGCCCAAGGAGGGTATGAGCAAAAGGACAAACGTGTACCGCCGCCTACGGGCGCACCACGGCCTGGGGGCCATGGCCATGTCCACGCGAACCGGGCCGCTGAAGCGGGGCTCCTTTTCACTGAGCTACGCCTACCACCAGCCTATCACCCGCAGCCTGCGCGTGGCGGCCGGTGTGGCACCCGGCTTTATCCAATACAGCCTGGATCCCTCCTATGTCAGGACGGCCAAGCAGAACGACCCCGCAGTGATGGACGGCCGCCTCAACGAGATAAAGTTTGACCTGAACATGGGCCTCTGGCTGTACTCCCGCAACTTTTATATTGGTGCCTCCGGCGCGCAGCTGGTGCCGAGCAAGCGGCAGCTTATCTCGACGGGCGGTTCGGAGGAGTACAACAAGGGAGAGCTGCAGAAGCACTACTTTGCCACCACCGGCTACCGCTTCGACCTGACGCCCACCTTCACCCTTATTCCATCGGTGATGGTGAAGATGGCCCAGCCCAGCCCGATTTCGGTGGATGCCACCGTGAAGGCCCTGTACAGCGACAGGCTGTGGGTAGCGGCCTCGTACCGCCACAAGGAATCGGTGGCGGCCATGGCGGGCCTGAACATCAGCCATTTGCTGGACCTCGCCTACTCCTACGATGCCGGCACCTCGCCGCTGGGCCGCGTGCACGCGGGCAGCCATGAAGTGGTGCTGGGGTTCAAGATCAGCAACACCCGAAAAATCATATGCCCGGAGTGGGCCTGGTAA
- a CDS encoding DNA-3-methyladenine glycosylase family protein, whose product MFPDYSSSEAFAVLAKDPVLAAIISRGQPLISSKSEDLYYKLLGSIVSQQLSTKVAAVIFRRFTGLFPDNYPHPQLVLKATDEVLRGAGLSFQKIGYMRNVATFAKEGHMAHATIDAMESEDLIRHLTQIKGVGRWTVEMLLMFALERPDVFPVDDLGIQNAMKRHYGLEETGKRLKLRMQDIAENWQPYRTIASKYLWQSLDSTPK is encoded by the coding sequence ATGTTTCCTGACTATTCTTCCTCTGAGGCTTTTGCCGTACTGGCCAAAGACCCCGTACTGGCGGCCATCATCAGCCGGGGCCAGCCCCTGATATCTTCCAAATCGGAGGATTTATATTATAAGCTCTTGGGTTCCATCGTTTCGCAGCAGTTGAGCACGAAAGTGGCAGCCGTTATTTTCAGAAGATTCACCGGCCTGTTTCCCGATAACTACCCGCATCCGCAACTGGTCCTGAAGGCTACCGATGAGGTACTGCGCGGAGCCGGTCTCTCGTTTCAGAAAATTGGCTATATGCGCAATGTGGCTACTTTTGCGAAAGAGGGCCATATGGCGCACGCCACCATCGACGCCATGGAAAGCGAGGATCTGATCAGGCACCTGACACAGATAAAGGGCGTAGGGCGCTGGACGGTAGAGATGCTGCTGATGTTCGCCTTGGAGCGGCCCGATGTGTTCCCGGTGGATGACCTGGGCATACAGAACGCGATGAAACGGCACTACGGATTGGAGGAAACGGGCAAGCGCCTGAAGCTCCGGATGCAGGATATAGCCGAGAATTGGCAACCCTACCGCACCATCGCCAGCAAATACCTGTGGCAGTCGCTGGATAGCACCCCGAAGTAA
- a CDS encoding Ig-like domain-containing protein produces MQPILKSLLLILFIGTCGISPFSLRAQDCTPTISSSGSLCDSGKVQLSASEADTYLWSTGATTRSISVTGSGSYWVKTVQSNGCEATSAPIHIAGTPDASVADPLNFFTSCSAAGGSASFELTIENTSTTKASNKSYRINWGDGATTTLGKDFESATHNYTATGFFQLVVEVTGESGCTSTTTERVFIGSNPSLGLASRGNTNDCLPATYTFDILNTKGNSPLTVYTIDFGDGTPVQTFTHANLPAAITHTYEVSSKDAPNSAFTLKATATNPCGFTPASVGGIKISKGPEAEFSFSKSAGCVNVPVLLKDMTVVGFNANTINPSASAAYTVEWEISPATGWKYSIGNATTKSPTVVFTQAGEYTIKMTSSPAGSGTTCASSSAQKVYKVNEPATAGFELSGNGTCAPALFTAQNKSTGADLQYIWQVSPAAGWAFAEGSTASSENPSFSFIKSGTYTVSLTTSNSCATEVKERTVTIQDKPVALLPGPQLYCGPQTLSFSASNSKHTPQYDAQSGTISSYNWTVAGPAETAFTDGTDSHSANPSIHFTEAGKYTVSVVAVNECGPSAAATQEITIGQIPELSAISPNPTICLGASTTIRVSGADTYAWAPANGLDIATGSEVTVSPTETTTYTITGTNTETGCFSSTTFTVTVNPLPEVSVRSDAAAICYTQGAATLTAAGADSYTWFPATGLSATTGASVTARPLNTTTYTVIGLNAATGCTNAATVTVTVNPLPKVNAGLDITVCNAPVPTKLQGSPAGGTWSGPNVTATGFFTPPATLGNYELTYTYTNASGCVASDKMVVTVKEVPLAEAGDDRVVCLNSGSFKLAGLPAGGSWSGSKYIRADGTFTPDAAGTFTLIYTHGTGSCESKDQLQVRVNPLPAAPAAAGTIICPGFGATLTAASPVGAIAWYDAPAGGTLLSDKATFTTPALDQTKTYYVQTTVDGGCTSVRTPVTVTVRPATPAPVVAPVALCGPGNKAVLLAEGNATIYEWFEVATGGTPIFTGRTFETEALDADKTYYVQASIEGCLSPRTQVQVTVYPVLENNTVTPVPVICAGQQPAKLLGSQPKGGNGKHTYIWESSLVDPATNPGAVFSAIPEATDISYQPGALSRTTWFRRIVKSSACTDVSAAVEVTVTPAISNNIIKNAQTICEGDMPATLTGEPLSGGNGQYTYIWEMSEDGKNFTAATGEHTLETYTAPAPLSRNTWYRRIVNSGTCNSDISAPVLVTVQPAIRNNKLSITELTLCYGEAPATFTAVEGLSGGNESFTYIWEMSEDNGVTFQEAPGTRTNSSYTAPALTQATLFRRKVSSGECYSYSDVLRVMVAAPISNNQVRESQTICEGDAPAAIIGSDPDGGYIPSASNAGYTYIWEYATTGPNGTYRAVTQNGQGRDLSPGALSTTTWFRRVARTASCSHISNVVEITVNPQIANNTVMAPQTIYAGQVPAPLIGSTPTGGDERYTYMWEYSEDGITFRSAPIPNDGKNYSPKALTENTWFRRIVYSGGCEMVSNTIKITITPAIGNNNIQADQIICFGNTPAMLTGSEPVGGKGGYSFLWQQSTSGPATGWRTATASGNTQNYSPPALTQETWYRRIIISGTNTDTSAAVMVSVKPAMSNNKVSTPQTVCFGTAPATLTGTLPNGGSGKYVYQWEMSTSGPETAFTTAPGENNRKDYSPSPLTQTTWFRRVVTSESCNALVSAAVQMTVTPLPEAPVATGTSVCAGQSATLTSKGKGGRLEWYASASGGDPIATGGTLVTPRLDFTTTFYVQEVSQSCASARQPVVAQVVESRVSAGEDVTVVKGRSVELRASGGVTYSWAPATGMDNPNIANPLLTPEQTTVYTVTASTAEGCTFTDEVVVTVLPFVSVPNTFTPNQDGINDTWEIENLSQYQNCRVKVFNQWGSEVFTSDGYKAPWDGRHKGMELPIATYYYIIELGQNEKPISGSVTIVK; encoded by the coding sequence ATGCAGCCGATTTTGAAGAGCCTTCTGCTCATTTTGTTTATCGGAACATGCGGAATTTCACCTTTTTCCCTGCGCGCCCAGGACTGCACGCCCACTATCAGTTCCTCCGGGAGCCTGTGCGACAGTGGCAAAGTTCAACTTTCAGCAAGTGAAGCGGATACTTACCTTTGGTCGACAGGAGCCACCACCAGGTCCATCTCTGTTACAGGCAGCGGCTCTTACTGGGTCAAAACAGTACAATCAAACGGGTGCGAGGCTACCTCCGCTCCCATCCATATAGCCGGAACGCCCGACGCCAGCGTTGCGGACCCTCTGAACTTTTTCACCTCGTGCAGCGCGGCCGGTGGCAGCGCCAGTTTCGAGCTGACCATTGAGAACACCTCCACCACCAAAGCGTCGAACAAGAGCTACAGGATAAACTGGGGCGATGGGGCCACCACAACGCTGGGCAAAGACTTTGAGAGCGCCACGCACAACTACACAGCCACCGGCTTTTTTCAGCTGGTAGTGGAAGTGACTGGCGAGAGCGGCTGCACCAGCACCACCACCGAGCGGGTGTTCATCGGCAGCAACCCGAGCCTGGGGTTGGCCAGCCGCGGCAACACCAACGACTGCCTTCCGGCCACCTACACCTTCGACATACTCAACACCAAAGGAAACTCCCCGCTCACCGTCTACACCATTGATTTCGGAGACGGAACGCCCGTGCAGACCTTCACCCACGCCAACCTGCCCGCCGCTATCACGCATACTTACGAGGTGTCGTCTAAAGACGCGCCGAACAGTGCGTTCACGCTGAAGGCGACCGCCACCAACCCCTGCGGCTTCACCCCGGCCTCCGTGGGCGGCATCAAGATTTCCAAGGGGCCTGAGGCGGAGTTCAGCTTCAGCAAATCAGCAGGCTGTGTGAATGTGCCGGTGCTGTTAAAGGACATGACAGTGGTGGGTTTCAACGCCAACACCATCAACCCCAGCGCCAGCGCAGCCTACACCGTGGAGTGGGAGATTTCGCCGGCAACCGGCTGGAAATACAGCATCGGCAACGCCACCACCAAAAGCCCCACCGTGGTGTTTACCCAGGCGGGTGAGTACACCATTAAAATGACCTCCTCACCGGCAGGCTCCGGCACCACCTGCGCCAGCAGCTCGGCACAAAAGGTATATAAAGTGAACGAACCTGCCACCGCCGGTTTTGAACTGAGCGGCAACGGCACCTGCGCCCCGGCACTCTTCACGGCGCAGAACAAATCCACGGGTGCGGACCTGCAGTATATATGGCAGGTGAGCCCGGCGGCGGGATGGGCCTTTGCCGAAGGCTCCACCGCAAGCTCAGAAAACCCGTCCTTCAGCTTCATCAAATCCGGCACGTACACCGTCTCCCTGACTACCAGCAACAGCTGCGCAACGGAGGTAAAGGAAAGAACCGTGACCATACAGGACAAGCCGGTGGCGCTGCTACCGGGCCCGCAGTTGTATTGCGGCCCTCAGACCCTCTCCTTTTCTGCATCCAATTCTAAACACACACCGCAGTACGATGCGCAGTCGGGCACCATCAGCAGCTACAACTGGACGGTGGCCGGTCCGGCAGAAACCGCCTTCACGGACGGCACCGACAGCCATTCGGCAAACCCCAGCATCCATTTTACAGAGGCCGGGAAATACACCGTCTCGGTGGTCGCTGTAAATGAATGCGGCCCTTCAGCGGCCGCCACGCAGGAAATCACCATCGGCCAGATACCGGAGCTAAGCGCCATTTCGCCTAATCCCACCATCTGTTTGGGCGCGAGCACCACCATCCGCGTAAGCGGTGCCGACACTTATGCCTGGGCTCCTGCAAACGGCCTGGACATCGCGACAGGCAGTGAGGTGACGGTGAGTCCGACCGAAACCACCACCTACACCATCACCGGCACCAATACGGAGACAGGCTGCTTCAGCAGCACCACCTTCACGGTGACAGTGAACCCTTTGCCGGAAGTTTCCGTCAGGTCAGACGCGGCCGCCATTTGCTACACCCAGGGCGCTGCCACGCTCACAGCAGCGGGTGCCGACAGCTACACCTGGTTCCCTGCCACCGGGCTGAGTGCCACCACCGGCGCCTCGGTGACGGCAAGACCGTTGAACACAACTACCTACACCGTCATCGGCCTGAACGCCGCGACCGGCTGCACCAACGCTGCCACCGTCACCGTAACTGTAAATCCGTTGCCAAAAGTGAATGCAGGGTTGGATATAACTGTTTGCAACGCCCCAGTGCCAACCAAACTGCAGGGAAGCCCCGCAGGGGGCACCTGGAGCGGGCCGAACGTAACGGCAACTGGCTTTTTCACGCCTCCGGCCACGCTGGGGAATTACGAACTCACCTACACTTATACCAATGCCTCGGGCTGCGTGGCCTCTGATAAAATGGTTGTGACGGTAAAAGAGGTGCCTTTGGCCGAGGCGGGTGACGACAGAGTCGTTTGCCTGAACAGCGGCTCCTTTAAACTGGCCGGACTGCCCGCTGGCGGTTCCTGGTCGGGCTCGAAGTATATACGGGCGGATGGCACCTTCACGCCAGACGCCGCAGGCACCTTCACGCTCATATATACCCACGGCACAGGCAGTTGCGAATCCAAAGACCAGCTGCAGGTAAGGGTGAATCCCCTGCCCGCTGCCCCTGCGGCCGCAGGAACCATCATCTGCCCGGGCTTCGGCGCTACATTGACAGCGGCCAGTCCGGTCGGCGCCATCGCCTGGTACGACGCCCCTGCGGGCGGTACGCTGCTAAGCGACAAAGCTACGTTCACTACCCCGGCGCTGGACCAGACGAAAACCTATTACGTGCAGACAACGGTGGACGGCGGCTGTACCAGCGTCAGAACGCCTGTGACGGTGACGGTGCGCCCGGCCACGCCCGCCCCGGTGGTGGCCCCGGTGGCGCTTTGCGGCCCCGGCAACAAGGCCGTACTGCTAGCCGAAGGCAATGCCACGATATATGAGTGGTTCGAGGTCGCCACCGGCGGCACGCCTATTTTCACCGGCAGGACATTCGAGACAGAGGCGCTGGATGCTGATAAAACGTACTACGTGCAGGCCAGCATCGAAGGATGCCTGAGCCCCCGCACGCAAGTGCAGGTAACGGTGTACCCGGTGTTAGAGAACAACACGGTCACGCCTGTGCCGGTGATTTGCGCCGGGCAGCAACCCGCCAAACTGCTTGGCTCTCAGCCGAAAGGCGGCAACGGAAAACACACCTATATATGGGAAAGCAGCCTGGTTGACCCGGCCACCAACCCCGGTGCTGTTTTCTCCGCCATACCGGAAGCGACCGACATCAGCTATCAGCCCGGCGCGCTGAGCCGTACTACCTGGTTCAGAAGGATAGTGAAGTCCTCTGCCTGCACGGATGTGTCGGCGGCGGTGGAAGTGACGGTAACGCCCGCCATCAGCAACAACATCATCAAAAACGCCCAAACAATATGTGAGGGCGATATGCCAGCCACGCTGACAGGTGAACCGCTGTCGGGCGGCAACGGCCAGTATACCTATATATGGGAGATGAGCGAGGACGGCAAAAACTTCACCGCCGCCACCGGAGAACACACCCTCGAAACGTATACTGCCCCTGCTCCGCTGTCGCGCAACACCTGGTACCGCCGCATCGTGAACTCCGGCACCTGCAACAGCGACATCAGCGCACCGGTGCTGGTAACCGTGCAGCCGGCTATCCGCAACAACAAACTGTCCATAACGGAGCTCACCCTGTGCTACGGCGAGGCTCCGGCAACGTTCACAGCGGTGGAAGGACTATCAGGCGGAAACGAAAGCTTTACCTATATATGGGAGATGAGCGAGGACAATGGCGTGACCTTTCAGGAGGCTCCGGGCACCCGCACCAACAGCAGTTACACCGCTCCCGCCCTGACACAGGCTACCCTGTTCCGCCGCAAGGTAAGCTCCGGAGAGTGCTACAGCTACTCTGACGTATTGCGCGTGATGGTGGCAGCGCCCATCAGCAACAACCAGGTCCGCGAGAGCCAGACCATCTGCGAAGGTGATGCGCCAGCCGCCATCATTGGCTCTGACCCGGACGGAGGCTATATACCATCTGCAAGCAACGCCGGTTACACCTATATCTGGGAATACGCCACCACCGGCCCGAACGGCACCTACCGCGCCGTGACGCAGAACGGCCAGGGACGTGACCTGAGCCCCGGCGCCCTCTCCACCACCACCTGGTTCCGCCGCGTGGCCCGCACGGCTTCATGCTCGCACATATCCAATGTGGTGGAGATTACGGTGAACCCGCAGATCGCGAACAATACCGTGATGGCACCGCAAACCATATATGCCGGGCAGGTGCCCGCGCCGCTGATAGGCTCCACGCCCACCGGAGGCGATGAGCGCTATACGTATATGTGGGAGTACAGTGAGGATGGGATAACGTTCAGGTCGGCTCCCATACCGAACGATGGCAAGAACTACTCACCCAAGGCGCTGACAGAAAATACCTGGTTCAGGAGAATCGTGTATTCGGGCGGATGCGAGATGGTGTCAAACACAATTAAAATCACCATTACGCCCGCCATCGGCAACAACAACATCCAGGCAGACCAGATTATCTGCTTCGGCAACACACCCGCCATGCTGACGGGATCGGAGCCGGTGGGCGGGAAAGGCGGCTACAGCTTCCTGTGGCAGCAAAGCACCTCCGGCCCGGCCACGGGTTGGCGCACCGCCACGGCCTCGGGCAACACGCAAAACTACAGCCCTCCGGCGCTTACGCAGGAAACCTGGTACAGAAGAATCATCATCTCCGGCACCAACACCGACACCAGCGCAGCCGTGATGGTCTCTGTGAAGCCTGCCATGAGCAACAACAAGGTCAGCACGCCGCAGACAGTCTGCTTCGGCACGGCTCCTGCCACCCTCACCGGCACGCTGCCGAACGGCGGCAGCGGAAAATATGTATACCAGTGGGAGATGAGCACCTCCGGCCCCGAAACCGCTTTCACAACGGCCCCTGGTGAGAACAACAGGAAAGACTACAGCCCTAGCCCGCTGACACAGACAACCTGGTTCCGGCGCGTGGTCACCTCCGAGTCGTGCAATGCCCTGGTGAGCGCTGCGGTGCAGATGACTGTTACGCCGCTGCCGGAGGCACCGGTGGCAACGGGCACCAGCGTCTGCGCCGGCCAGAGCGCCACGCTCACCTCCAAAGGAAAGGGCGGCCGCCTGGAGTGGTATGCCAGCGCATCCGGCGGAGACCCGATTGCCACCGGCGGCACCCTCGTTACGCCCCGCCTGGATTTTACCACCACCTTCTATGTGCAGGAAGTGTCGCAGTCGTGCGCCAGCGCGCGGCAGCCGGTGGTGGCGCAGGTGGTGGAGAGCCGCGTGTCTGCCGGGGAGGATGTGACCGTGGTGAAAGGCCGCAGCGTGGAGCTGCGGGCGAGCGGCGGCGTCACCTACTCCTGGGCTCCGGCCACCGGCATGGACAATCCCAACATCGCGAACCCTTTGCTCACGCCGGAACAGACCACCGTGTATACGGTGACGGCCTCCACCGCTGAGGGCTGTACCTTCACCGACGAGGTGGTGGTCACGGTGCTGCCTTTCGTCTCGGTGCCCAATACCTTCACCCCGAACCAGGACGGCATCAACGACACCTGGGAGATTGAGAACCTCAGCCAGTACCAGAACTGCCGGGTAAAGGTGTTTAACCAGTGGGGCAGCGAGGTGTTCACCTCAGACGGCTACAAAGCTCCCTGGGATGGGCGACACAAAGGCATGGAGTTGCCGATTGCGACTTACTATTATATCATCGAACTGGGCCAGAACGAGAAGCCGATATCTGGCAGCGTGACCATCGTTAAATAA
- a CDS encoding PA14 domain-containing protein gives MSALLLALVTIAPLYTTSGSAQHYSKPAAISGAGTSVDNNTVAPAYWGYINNKHAVSAAGRTYFRSYAFLPNLVIRQMKQDGFITWSEKLQQLGIVPGPIVGDGSAAPANQAPTVSITSPKATASSTENMVVAVSVAAQDADGAVAKVELFRDGTKVGTEFEYPYEFRLSNLAPGTYSLTAKATDKQGGATISAAISVTVTKAAPALEPASAAPAPSGKITREFWAGVTGSGVLDIPVAAAPTQTGELTSFEAPTNMGDHYGQRIRGFVTAPQSGEYTFWLASDDAGELWLSPSDDATKKVKIASVKGYTSIRQWDKYASQRSARVRLEVGKRYYIEALHLEAAGSDHLAVGWQLPSGELERPIAGNRLSPIGSIANVNPVPVYITGKISREFWGGVAGSTVQDIPVAKAPSNTSELTFFEAPSNAGDHYGQRIRGFVTAPHSGEYTFWLASDDAGELWLSPSDDATKKVKIASVKGYTSIRQWDKYASQRSARVRLEAGKRYYIEALHLEAAGSDHLAVGWQLPSGALERPIAGSRLSPYSHAPSISSSMQVASATQKEPFLSEVTAYPNPFSEVITLYMGSQEAELKEVVLLDQSGRVLYKHEDLTLDNSRLSIKLSGSGLARGLYFLRYTDAQGSSRSLKVIKQ, from the coding sequence ATGTCTGCACTTTTACTTGCCCTTGTTACCATTGCCCCGCTGTATACTACTTCCGGCAGCGCCCAGCATTATTCGAAGCCAGCAGCGATATCGGGAGCGGGTACCTCGGTCGATAATAACACGGTTGCACCCGCTTATTGGGGCTATATAAATAATAAGCATGCTGTATCCGCTGCCGGGCGAACCTACTTCAGGAGCTACGCTTTTCTGCCAAATCTGGTTATCAGGCAGATGAAGCAGGATGGGTTCATTACCTGGAGCGAAAAGCTGCAGCAACTTGGCATCGTGCCTGGCCCAATAGTGGGCGATGGCAGCGCAGCCCCCGCAAATCAGGCCCCGACGGTGTCCATCACCTCTCCCAAGGCGACGGCCTCTTCCACAGAAAACATGGTCGTTGCAGTTTCGGTGGCCGCCCAGGATGCTGACGGCGCAGTGGCAAAAGTGGAGCTGTTTCGGGACGGCACAAAAGTTGGGACCGAGTTTGAATACCCCTATGAATTCCGGCTGAGCAACCTCGCCCCCGGAACTTACAGCCTGACAGCCAAAGCAACCGACAAGCAGGGCGGAGCCACAATCTCCGCTGCCATCAGCGTGACTGTAACCAAAGCGGCCCCAGCGCTGGAACCTGCGTCTGCGGCCCCAGCGCCTTCTGGCAAAATCACCCGCGAGTTCTGGGCGGGCGTGACAGGCTCAGGCGTGTTGGACATACCGGTGGCGGCTGCCCCTACCCAAACCGGCGAGCTCACTTCTTTTGAGGCCCCGACGAACATGGGTGACCACTACGGCCAGCGGATCCGGGGCTTCGTGACGGCCCCGCAGAGCGGCGAGTACACCTTCTGGCTGGCCTCCGACGACGCCGGGGAGCTGTGGCTGAGCCCCTCCGACGATGCCACTAAAAAAGTGAAGATTGCCTCCGTGAAAGGCTACACCAGCATTCGCCAGTGGGACAAGTACGCCTCGCAGCGGTCGGCGAGGGTGAGGCTGGAGGTGGGCAAACGCTACTACATCGAGGCCCTGCACCTGGAGGCGGCCGGAAGCGACCACCTGGCCGTGGGCTGGCAGCTGCCCAGCGGGGAATTGGAGCGGCCCATCGCCGGCAACAGGCTCTCCCCCATCGGAAGCATTGCCAACGTAAACCCAGTACCCGTATATATAACAGGAAAGATTAGCCGCGAATTTTGGGGAGGCGTAGCAGGCAGCACGGTGCAGGATATTCCCGTGGCCAAAGCACCAAGCAATACCAGCGAACTGACTTTTTTTGAAGCTCCCTCCAATGCAGGCGACCACTACGGCCAGCGGATCCGGGGCTTCGTGACGGCCCCGCATAGCGGCGAGTACACCTTCTGGCTGGCCTCCGACGACGCCGGGGAGCTGTGGCTGAGCCCCTCCGACGATGCCACTAAAAAAGTGAAGATTGCCTCCGTGAAAGGCTACACCAGCATTCGCCAGTGGGACAAGTACGCCTCGCAGCGGTCGGCGAGGGTGAGGCTGGAGGCGGGCAAACGCTACTACATCGAGGCCCTGCACCTGGAGGCGGCCGGAAGCGACCACCTGGCCGTGGGCTGGCAGCTGCCCAGCGGGGCGCTGGAGCGACCCATCGCCGGCAGCAGGCTCTCCCCATATAGCCACGCACCTTCCATCAGCAGCAGCATGCAGGTGGCTAGCGCAACCCAGAAAGAGCCTTTCCTCTCTGAGGTAACTGCTTATCCAAACCCATTCAGCGAGGTGATAACCTTGTATATGGGCAGCCAGGAGGCGGAATTGAAGGAGGTCGTGCTGCTGGACCAGTCGGGAAGGGTCTTATATAAGCACGAGGACCTGACACTTGATAACAGCAGATTATCCATCAAGCTCTCCGGTTCCGGTCTGGCGAGAGGCCTGTACTTCCTCCGCTACACCGACGCCCAAGGAAGCAGCAGGAGCCTGAAGGTGATAAAGCAGTAG